The Raphanus sativus cultivar WK10039 chromosome 2, ASM80110v3, whole genome shotgun sequence genome includes a region encoding these proteins:
- the LOC130508032 gene encoding zinc finger BED domain-containing protein RICESLEEPER 2-like, with protein MDLESLNTIAILDAQREYMDMNEEDALNEENALNEENEENAMREGETEMQEPEQGDTQAAGTTQATQPQGRQPRKRRLTSKVWEDFTSVGVESDGKERGQCNYCGKKLVINTRTHGTHHLSRHLDTCPEKPKAVDRPAYDHQIDREMTSEIIIYHDLPFRYAEYEKVRAKDLYLNPDCKPICRQTAVADVFRRYEIEKEKLRNVFAKHQGRVCFTSDLWVALPTTMGYLCLTASFIDDDWRLNNKVLAFCVARCPHTGGELASTIIECLKDWGLEKKVFSFTLDNATNNDSMLRILKGQLQMMSGSGLLCDGKFMHVRCCAHILNLIVKDGLELAKNLLHDIRESVRYVKASPQRIQSFAACVERVRPRITGGADLSLDVSTRWNSTYDMLVRALKFRAAFESMASFDTHYKTLPSAADWDRGAKICELLKPFSVITKIVLRAPIPEAIQLIPFLE; from the coding sequence ATGGATTTAGAGAGTCTCAACACAATTGCAATCCTTGATGCTCAAAGGGAGTACATGGACATGAATGAAGAAGATGCTTTGAATGAAGAAAATGCTTTGAATGAGGAAAATGAGGAAAATGCAATGAGAGAAGGAGAAACAGAAATGCAAGAACCAGAACAAGGTGACACACAAGCTGCTGGAACAACTCAAGCGACACAACCACAAGGTCGACAACCACGTAAGAGACGTTTAACTTCTAAAGTCTGGGAGGATTTTACATCTGTTGGGGTTGAAAGTGATGGCAAGGAAAGAGGTCAGTGTAACTATTGTGGTAAAAAGCTAGTGATCAATACTAGAACACATGGTACACATCACTTGAGTCGCCATTTAGACACTTGTCCAGAAAAGCCTAAAGCGGTAGATAGGCCTGCATATGATCATCAGATTGATAGAGAGATGACTAGCGAGATCATTATCTATCATGATTTGCCATTTAGATATGCTGAGTATGAGAAGGTTAGAGCTAAGGATTTGTATCTCAATCCGGATTGTAAACCAATATGTAGACAAACTGCTGTCGCTGATGTCTTTAGAAGGTATgaaatagaaaaggaaaagcTTAGGAATGTGTTTGCAAAGCATCAGGGTAGAGTTTGCTTTACTTCTGATTTGTGGGTAGCTCTTCCCACTACCATGGGTTATCTCTGTCTGACTGCCTCGTTCATCGATGATGACTGGAGGTTGAACAATAAGGTCTTAGCCTTCTGCGTTGCGAGGTGTCCACACACTGGCGGGGAACTTGCTAGCACGATCATTGAGTGTTTGAAGGATTGGGGTTTGGAGAAAAAAGTATTCTCTTTCACTTTAGATAATGCGACCAACAATGATAGTATGCTGAGAATACTTAAAGGGCAGCTTCAGATGATGAGTGGCAGTGGTTTGTTATGTGATGGGAAGTTCATGCACGTGCGATGTTGTGCTCACATCCTAAATCTGATAGTGAAAGATGGGTTAGAGTTAGCAAAGAACCTTTTACATGACATTAGGGAAAGTGTCAGGTACGTAAAGGCATCTCCACAAAGGATACAGTCCTTTGCTGCTTGTGTTGAGAGAGTTAGGCCTAGGATCACGGGTGGAGCAGATCTATCACTTGACGTTTCAACTAGATGGAACTCTACATACGATATGCTAGTCCGGGCATTAAAGTTCAGAGCAGCTTTTGAAAGCATGGCCTCTTTTGACACCCACTATAAGACGTTGCCTTCAGCCGCTGACTGGGACCGAGGAGCTAAAATATGCGAGCTGTTGAAGCCTTTTAGTGTCATTACTAAAATAGTGCTCCGAGCACCTATACCCGAAGCTATCCAGCTTATTCCCTTTTTAGAGTAA